In Myxococcus stipitatus, the following are encoded in one genomic region:
- a CDS encoding phage tail protein: MSAPVMHRKPLGTRRALHKRVTLDGAEFDICRPTLGEKMDVLSSSRAAGEMGDNRQPVDEAAGMMMIARIAACCLYFPGTATRVFTEEEVPAVKNEPWLEEIQGELASAFAGPTLESAKGNSETTPS, encoded by the coding sequence ATGTCCGCACCCGTCATGCACCGAAAGCCGCTGGGCACCCGCCGAGCTCTCCACAAGCGCGTCACTCTGGACGGCGCGGAGTTCGACATCTGCCGCCCCACGCTGGGCGAGAAGATGGACGTGTTGTCCTCCTCTCGCGCCGCTGGAGAGATGGGCGACAACCGCCAGCCCGTGGATGAGGCCGCGGGGATGATGATGATTGCGCGCATCGCCGCGTGCTGCCTGTACTTCCCGGGCACCGCGACGCGCGTCTTCACCGAGGAGGAGGTGCCAGCGGTGAAGAACGAACCCTGGCTGGAGGAAATCCAGGGGGAGCTGGCCTCGGCCTTCGCGGGCCCGACGCTGGAGAGCGCGAAGGGAAACTCCGAGACCACCCCGAGCTGA
- a CDS encoding phage tail tube protein, with protein MAQPREAFFDKLYIRATNTAPTEVDALDGVTEAPVNRAKDTVDANYFGGDGYKRSKGTLKSFTIPLSGHVFQGSAPQKVLRDSFESDATVFFTIIEDETAPQGSQGYRYPVTVTSYEEGRSSTDVVTFSATLTGQGAPVAV; from the coding sequence ATGGCCCAACCCCGAGAGGCATTCTTCGACAAGCTCTATATCCGTGCCACCAACACCGCGCCGACCGAGGTTGATGCCTTGGACGGTGTCACGGAGGCGCCCGTCAATCGCGCCAAGGACACCGTCGACGCCAACTACTTTGGAGGGGACGGGTACAAGCGCAGCAAGGGCACCCTCAAATCCTTCACCATCCCCCTGTCGGGCCACGTCTTCCAGGGGAGCGCGCCCCAGAAGGTTCTCCGAGATTCCTTCGAGTCCGATGCCACGGTGTTCTTCACCATCATCGAGGACGAGACGGCGCCCCAGGGCAGCCAGGGTTACCGCTACCCCGTGACGGTGACGTCCTACGAGGAGGGGCGCAGCTCCACGGACGTCGTCACCTTCTCCGCCACCCTCACCGGCCAGGGTGCACCCGTCGCGGTGTAG
- a CDS encoding minor capsid protein has product MTRDLARELAAVLEAADLGLSRPPAPGANLFTAPMPEVDGGVPDRAVALVVTGGAGPLAYLGGGKTVYLSPGCQVRIRSPHEDFQGGQSLALAVFGALNQTPDMPSVAVHVEESAPVYLGTDGADRHRWVLNVGLGYLRF; this is encoded by the coding sequence GTGACGCGCGACCTTGCTAGAGAGCTGGCGGCGGTGCTGGAGGCGGCGGACCTTGGGCTGTCACGTCCGCCCGCTCCCGGCGCCAATCTCTTCACGGCCCCCATGCCCGAGGTGGATGGCGGTGTGCCGGACAGGGCCGTTGCGCTGGTGGTGACGGGTGGCGCGGGGCCCTTGGCATACCTGGGGGGAGGGAAGACGGTGTATTTGTCTCCCGGGTGTCAGGTCCGCATCCGCTCGCCGCACGAGGACTTCCAGGGAGGGCAGTCACTCGCGCTCGCCGTCTTCGGAGCACTCAATCAAACGCCCGACATGCCGAGCGTTGCCGTGCATGTCGAGGAGAGCGCTCCGGTGTACCTTGGGACAGACGGAGCGGACCGACACCGCTGGGTGTTGAACGTGGGCCTCGGTTATCTCCGGTTCTAG